A genomic stretch from Flavobacterium sp. KS-LB2 includes:
- a CDS encoding sodium:calcium antiporter → MNLIYLEILGFIFATAVIIRTGSRLSKYGDIMADMMGWGKMFIGIILLASVTSMPELMTGISSVVFLDAPDLAVGDIVGSCAFNILIISLMDLFYDHKKPLTSVTQTGHIIVASFGIILMSLVSFAILMPDIFGTIIWIGEFILLFLILYFIAIRVIFLYQKKENNFREERKNTYSLTLKQVVLRYILNAIVLMTAAMLLPYFGEHLAEASGLGQSFFGTLFIAASTSLPEVVVSIAAIRMGTIDLAIGNIFGSNIFNIAILALDDILYTKGPIFQYTFPNHITPVLGTIIITAIGIIGIVFKEEKNGNLLLITL, encoded by the coding sequence ATGAATTTGATATATCTGGAAATTCTCGGGTTTATTTTTGCCACAGCAGTAATAATTAGAACAGGCTCTCGGCTTTCTAAGTATGGAGATATAATGGCAGATATGATGGGCTGGGGGAAAATGTTTATAGGTATTATTTTACTAGCATCAGTAACATCTATGCCAGAATTGATGACCGGAATCAGTTCTGTAGTTTTTCTAGATGCTCCAGATCTCGCTGTTGGTGATATTGTAGGTAGTTGTGCTTTCAATATCCTTATAATTTCCTTAATGGACTTATTTTATGACCATAAAAAACCATTAACATCCGTTACACAAACAGGCCATATTATTGTGGCATCATTCGGAATTATATTAATGAGCTTGGTTTCCTTTGCTATTCTAATGCCCGATATTTTTGGAACTATCATTTGGATTGGAGAATTTATCCTATTATTTCTTATTTTATATTTTATCGCAATCCGAGTTATTTTTCTCTACCAAAAAAAAGAAAATAATTTTCGGGAGGAAAGAAAAAACACTTATTCGTTAACCTTAAAACAAGTGGTACTCCGTTATATTTTGAATGCTATCGTTTTGATGACTGCAGCTATGCTATTGCCTTACTTTGGAGAACATCTTGCAGAAGCTAGTGGTTTGGGACAAAGCTTCTTTGGTACTTTATTCATTGCCGCTTCCACTTCATTACCCGAAGTAGTCGTATCGATAGCTGCTATCCGGATGGGAACAATCGATCTGGCAATTGGTAATATTTTTGGAAGTAACATTTTTAATATTGCCATTCTTGCCCTTGACGATATACTGTACACGAAAGGTCCCATTTTTCAATATACCTTTCCCAATCATATAACACCTGTCCTAGGAACTATTATTATAACCGCTATAGGGATTATAGGCATCGTATTTAAGGAAGAAAAAAATGGAAACTTGCTATTGATAACGCTTTAA
- a CDS encoding chaperone modulator CbpM, whose translation MKNLIPIPVLCTHYEVELSFFINLSEMGLFEIKTIESNQYIDSDAIYAIEKMIRIHQELDINIEGIDVVFNLLQKIDVLQNELTALKNKLRRYES comes from the coding sequence ATGAAAAATCTGATACCGATACCTGTATTATGCACTCACTATGAAGTAGAACTGTCTTTTTTTATAAACCTCAGTGAAATGGGTCTATTCGAAATAAAAACAATCGAAAGTAACCAATATATAGATTCAGATGCTATTTATGCAATAGAAAAAATGATTCGCATCCATCAGGAATTAGATATCAATATTGAGGGAATTGATGTTGTATTCAATTTGCTACAAAAGATTGATGTATTGCAAAATGAATTGACCGCTCTTAAAAACAAATTGCGACGGTACGAAAGTTAA
- a CDS encoding J domain-containing protein — protein sequence MAFIDYYKILDVDKTATDAEIKKAYRKLARKYHPDLNPNDKEAERKFKEINEANEVLSHAENRKKYDEYGENWQHAEHYEKAKQHGQYSRGGQQDSFGGGYSGGGDFSDFFESMFGGRTSGRQRGRSAQFKGQDFTTELHLDLKDVYTTHKRTLTINGKNIRITIPAGVENGQQIKISGLGGEGENGGPKGDLYITFSVENHSNFKLDKHNLYSTIFLDLYTAILGGDITADTFDGKVKLTVKPGTQNGTKVKLKGKGFPVYKKEGEFGDLYLTYQIQIPTILSEKEKELFTELAALRNS from the coding sequence ATGGCATTTATAGACTATTACAAGATTCTAGACGTGGATAAAACAGCAACCGATGCCGAGATTAAAAAGGCCTATCGAAAACTGGCCCGTAAATACCATCCCGACTTAAATCCAAACGATAAGGAAGCCGAAAGAAAATTTAAGGAAATCAATGAAGCCAATGAAGTATTGAGTCATGCTGAAAATCGTAAAAAATACGATGAATATGGTGAAAACTGGCAACATGCTGAGCACTATGAAAAAGCAAAACAACACGGGCAATACTCAAGAGGTGGGCAACAAGATAGTTTTGGTGGTGGATATAGCGGTGGCGGTGATTTCTCCGATTTTTTTGAATCAATGTTTGGTGGGCGCACATCAGGGCGACAAAGAGGACGCAGTGCCCAATTTAAAGGACAAGATTTCACTACTGAATTGCATCTTGACCTAAAAGATGTTTATACCACCCACAAACGTACCTTAACAATTAACGGTAAAAATATTCGGATTACCATCCCTGCTGGTGTAGAAAATGGGCAACAAATAAAAATTAGCGGACTTGGTGGCGAAGGAGAAAATGGCGGACCAAAAGGAGATTTGTATATAACTTTTAGTGTTGAAAATCACAGCAATTTTAAATTAGACAAACACAACCTCTACTCCACTATCTTTTTAGATTTATATACAGCGATATTAGGCGGCGATATTACCGCAGACACTTTTGATGGAAAAGTAAAACTAACCGTAAAACCTGGAACCCAAAATGGAACAAAAGTAAAACTGAAAGGAAAAGGATTTCCTGTATATAAAAAGGAAGGTGAATTTGGAGACTTGTACCTAACCTATCAAATACAAATTCCCACTATTCTCTCTGAAAAAGAAAAAGAATTATTTACTGAACTTGCTGCACTAAGAAACTCATGA
- a CDS encoding reverse transcriptase domain-containing protein, with amino-acid sequence MDFALYKDTFTEKSHKIGYSLPNIQRCLDYAEVLFSHNVPVIYNPTHLSLLVGYKKEYLKKATVYPHYFYRDFQIEKKDGTKRLISEPLPSLKEIQIWILRNILNKVPTSPFAKAYKTNVSLIENLKFHKNQPKVFALDLENFFPSITFELVEIEFHQLGYSKMVSKLLSKLCTRDNTLPQGAPTSPYLSNLIFKNADAEIAAYCKLNKIRYTRYADDMSFSGNFDENKLLHKVIETVEKINLRINKNKTKLMTQNTRQTVTGVVVNEKPQVAFHKRNDLRQAMYYIKKFGFEEHREYKEIDQKNYLEHLLGKINFVLQINPKDIEFLAYKSFLKELKKKQDLKAMDDALLPI; translated from the coding sequence ATGGATTTTGCACTATACAAAGATACATTTACAGAGAAATCCCATAAAATAGGCTATTCACTACCTAATATTCAACGTTGTCTGGACTATGCCGAAGTACTATTTTCTCATAACGTTCCTGTAATTTACAATCCAACCCATTTATCCCTTTTGGTGGGGTACAAAAAAGAATACTTAAAAAAAGCGACTGTTTATCCTCACTACTTCTACCGGGATTTCCAGATTGAAAAAAAAGATGGCACAAAGCGACTTATATCTGAGCCTCTTCCGAGTTTGAAAGAAATACAAATCTGGATTTTGAGAAACATCCTTAATAAAGTTCCCACAAGCCCTTTTGCGAAAGCATATAAAACTAATGTTAGCCTTATTGAAAACTTGAAATTTCATAAAAATCAGCCTAAAGTATTTGCGTTAGACTTAGAGAATTTCTTTCCCTCTATCACTTTTGAATTAGTCGAAATAGAGTTTCACCAATTAGGCTATTCTAAGATGGTATCGAAATTGCTCTCTAAATTGTGTACTCGAGACAACACTTTGCCTCAAGGTGCGCCCACAAGCCCGTATCTTTCGAATTTAATATTTAAAAATGCCGATGCCGAGATTGCCGCTTACTGTAAACTGAATAAAATAAGATATACCCGTTATGCTGACGACATGAGTTTTTCAGGGAATTTTGATGAGAATAAACTACTTCATAAAGTAATTGAAACTGTTGAAAAAATAAACCTTCGCATCAATAAAAACAAGACTAAACTCATGACTCAAAACACTCGTCAAACCGTTACAGGTGTAGTTGTCAATGAAAAACCGCAAGTAGCCTTCCACAAACGCAATGATTTAAGGCAAGCCATGTATTATATCAAGAAATTTGGTTTTGAGGAACACCGCGAGTACAAAGAAATTGATCAAAAAAATTATCTCGAACATTTGTTGGGAAAAATAAATTTTGTGTTGCAAATAAACCCAAAAGACATCGAATTTTTAGCCTATAAATCTTTCTTGAAAGAACTAAAAAAGAAACAAGATTTAAAAGCTATGGATGATGCATTATTACCCATATGA
- a CDS encoding phospholipase D-like domain-containing protein — MIESKNSFVISKNLELVYSGEDYFSRLEAIIRNSKFEIHMQMYLFENDATGNRIIKALEEAALRKVKVYVLLDGLGSLSFPSETIKRMRQSGINIRFFAPLFSTYTFYLGRRLHRKVIVSDAKTVLIGGINIADKYCGSHAEAPWLDYALQIKGEIAEPLQKLCSDIYLKKRRFQNKKIKSYFPIEEDAMVRILQNDWLKRKNEICDSYIKSIRNAKTEIIIVGSYFLPGIRIIRALKKASKNKVTIKLILSGKSDLPMTRRATCFLYRKLLNYNIELYEWNQSVLHGKAAVIDGNWVTIGSFNLNNLSSYGSLEMNVEINSVLFAEMFHTHLIKIIAQCQKITPNSLKIKGKIVSKFINFISYCITRIIEIIVTYTPYKRFYN, encoded by the coding sequence ATGATAGAAAGTAAAAATAGCTTTGTTATTTCAAAAAATCTAGAGCTTGTTTATAGTGGCGAAGATTATTTTTCTCGATTAGAAGCAATTATTCGGAATTCAAAGTTTGAAATTCACATGCAAATGTATCTTTTTGAAAACGATGCAACTGGAAATAGAATTATTAAAGCATTAGAGGAAGCGGCTTTACGCAAAGTCAAAGTTTATGTTCTTTTGGATGGTTTGGGCTCATTATCATTTCCCTCCGAAACAATAAAGAGAATGAGGCAAAGCGGTATAAACATTCGTTTTTTTGCTCCTTTATTTTCTACTTATACCTTTTATCTTGGTAGAAGACTGCATCGAAAAGTTATTGTTTCCGATGCAAAAACGGTCCTAATTGGCGGTATTAATATTGCTGATAAATATTGTGGTTCACATGCAGAAGCTCCTTGGTTAGACTATGCCTTGCAAATAAAAGGAGAAATTGCCGAGCCTTTGCAAAAATTATGTAGCGATATTTATTTAAAAAAAAGACGCTTCCAAAACAAAAAAATAAAATCCTACTTTCCTATTGAAGAAGATGCGATGGTCCGCATCCTACAGAATGATTGGTTAAAACGAAAAAATGAGATTTGTGATAGCTACATAAAATCCATCCGAAATGCAAAAACAGAAATAATCATTGTGGGAAGTTATTTCCTTCCCGGAATCCGAATTATTCGAGCTTTGAAAAAAGCATCAAAAAATAAAGTAACCATCAAATTGATTTTATCCGGTAAATCAGATCTTCCAATGACAAGACGGGCGACTTGCTTCTTGTATAGAAAACTTCTCAACTACAACATTGAATTATATGAATGGAACCAATCTGTTTTACACGGAAAAGCAGCTGTAATAGATGGCAATTGGGTAACAATAGGATCTTTTAACTTGAATAATTTAAGTTCCTACGGGAGCCTCGAAATGAATGTCGAAATAAATTCTGTCTTATTTGCTGAAATGTTTCATACGCACCTCATCAAAATTATTGCTCAATGCCAAAAAATAACACCTAACTCACTAAAAATCAAAGGCAAAATCGTATCAAAATTCATTAATTTTATTTCGTATTGCATTACTCGAATCATTGAAATAATTGTTACTTATACACCTTACAAACGATTTTATAATTGA
- a CDS encoding site-2 protease family protein, translating into MKGSFKLGKVSGIGIFIHWTFSLLILFIIFMNYKSGQNTTQIIWSVVFILCIFITVLLHELGHALAAKNYHIKTKDITLLPIGGLARLERIPEKPLEELIVAFAGPLVNIALALITGIFITIPDTSEQLMTELSNGVHATNFFLYFFLVNFWLAIFNLIPAFPMDGGRILRALLSFKLQRHVATRISARIGQLLAMGFIIIGFFNSPVLVFIGIFVIIGAQVEADYTESKFLLKGFKVHDVVMKQYPIIDVNDTVKTAVELVLDSQNKNFLITEEGIPVGTLNRDQIIMALSKKGDDEFIYNVMDRNLVYLDSDTLLEKVFELIQLNKSRLMLVMENNKVVGILDVENLMEFLLINEVKINKAHDRK; encoded by the coding sequence ATGAAAGGATCATTTAAACTCGGAAAAGTATCAGGTATTGGAATATTCATACACTGGACCTTCAGTTTACTTATTCTATTTATCATTTTCATGAACTATAAATCCGGACAAAATACTACTCAAATAATTTGGTCAGTGGTATTTATCTTATGCATCTTTATTACTGTTTTGTTGCACGAACTCGGTCATGCTTTAGCTGCAAAAAACTACCACATAAAAACCAAAGACATCACCCTTTTACCCATTGGTGGATTGGCAAGATTGGAACGAATTCCTGAAAAACCATTAGAAGAATTAATAGTCGCTTTTGCGGGACCTTTGGTAAATATTGCGTTGGCTCTTATCACTGGAATCTTTATTACAATTCCTGATACTTCGGAGCAATTAATGACTGAATTATCTAATGGAGTACATGCCACTAATTTCTTTCTCTATTTCTTTTTAGTCAATTTCTGGTTGGCAATTTTCAACCTAATTCCTGCATTTCCTATGGATGGAGGCAGAATATTACGCGCTTTATTATCGTTTAAATTACAAAGACATGTTGCTACACGAATTTCGGCACGAATAGGACAACTCTTAGCGATGGGATTCATCATTATTGGATTTTTCAATTCTCCAGTTTTAGTCTTTATAGGTATATTTGTTATTATTGGCGCTCAAGTTGAAGCCGATTATACAGAATCTAAATTCCTCTTGAAAGGTTTTAAAGTTCATGATGTCGTAATGAAACAATACCCAATTATAGATGTCAATGATACGGTAAAAACAGCTGTTGAATTGGTATTAGACAGCCAAAACAAGAATTTTTTGATTACAGAAGAAGGTATTCCGGTTGGAACGCTAAATCGGGATCAAATCATTATGGCTCTTTCAAAAAAAGGTGATGATGAATTTATTTACAATGTTATGGATCGAAATTTAGTGTATCTCGACAGCGATACTCTTTTAGAAAAAGTTTTTGAACTTATTCAGCTCAATAAATCAAGATTAATGCTCGTTATGGAAAACAATAAGGTGGTTGGTATTTTAGATGTTGAAAATCTTATGGAATTTCTTTTAATTAACGAAGTGAAAATAAATAAAGCCCATGATAGAAAGTAA
- a CDS encoding NAD(P)-dependent oxidoreductase, which yields MKVLLYSILGFDKAFLKKAAHGNHELVFTEQPLNESTANLAQGFDAISLFTSDDASEDVLQKLYTCGVKYITLRSADYDNVDLARAKSLGIKVANVPEYSPYAIAELAVALLLALNRKLVLGQTLMQIGDYRLDHLVGFDLYGKRIGIVGTGKIGAAFAKIMDGFGCKIIAFDSTENQKLKEEIPITYVSLEELCTTADVLSVHQLLDETTKHLFNKNTFALMKKGVIFINTAHGAIVNTEDLLEAIENKTISAAGLDVYEKESSIFFQDHTDAPLHDDLFLKLRSLPNVMITGHQGFLTNEVLEEIAHTTIANLNAWTYTGISGNEVN from the coding sequence ATGAAAGTATTACTCTATAGTATATTAGGTTTTGACAAAGCTTTTCTGAAAAAAGCAGCGCATGGTAATCACGAATTAGTTTTTACTGAGCAGCCTTTGAATGAAAGTACCGCCAACCTTGCCCAAGGATTTGATGCTATTTCACTTTTTACTTCTGATGATGCTTCAGAGGATGTATTGCAAAAATTATATACTTGCGGTGTCAAATATATTACGCTGCGTTCAGCTGATTATGACAATGTAGATTTGGCTAGAGCAAAATCATTAGGGATAAAAGTGGCTAATGTTCCTGAATATTCGCCTTATGCCATTGCTGAACTCGCTGTAGCTTTATTATTAGCTTTAAATCGAAAACTAGTTTTAGGCCAGACGTTAATGCAAATTGGCGATTATCGCTTAGATCATTTAGTAGGTTTTGACTTGTATGGAAAAAGAATAGGCATTGTAGGAACTGGAAAAATAGGCGCTGCTTTTGCAAAAATCATGGATGGTTTTGGTTGTAAAATCATAGCCTTTGACAGTACAGAAAACCAAAAACTAAAGGAAGAAATTCCAATCACTTACGTCTCACTCGAGGAGTTATGTACTACAGCTGATGTACTTTCCGTGCATCAGCTACTTGATGAAACAACAAAACACCTATTCAATAAAAATACTTTTGCACTAATGAAAAAAGGGGTGATTTTTATTAATACAGCTCATGGAGCTATAGTCAACACTGAAGATTTATTAGAAGCCATCGAAAATAAAACCATTAGCGCAGCAGGTCTAGATGTTTACGAAAAAGAGTCTTCCATATTTTTTCAAGATCATACAGATGCTCCCCTACATGACGATTTGTTTTTAAAGCTTCGATCCCTTCCTAATGTAATGATTACTGGGCATCAAGGTTTTTTGACAAACGAGGTATTAGAGGAAATTGCGCACACTACAATTGCTAATTTGAATGCTTGGACTTATACTGGTATTTCTGGAAATGAGGTGAACTAA
- a CDS encoding zinc ribbon domain-containing protein, giving the protein MKNFTLNSLKKNRIEDIRFCQSCGMPLNAEKLKGTENNGIKSNDYCKFCYVNSSFKNPEMDLDAMRNVVKKYMEKRKLPDYMIQKAVNILPALKRWKSKQL; this is encoded by the coding sequence ATGAAAAACTTTACACTAAATTCTTTAAAAAAGAACAGAATAGAAGACATCCGTTTTTGTCAAAGTTGTGGTATGCCTCTTAATGCAGAAAAATTAAAAGGAACCGAAAACAATGGTATTAAAAGCAATGATTATTGCAAGTTTTGCTATGTAAATAGCAGCTTTAAAAATCCAGAAATGGATTTGGATGCCATGAGGAATGTTGTAAAAAAATACATGGAAAAAAGAAAACTGCCAGATTATATGATCCAAAAAGCTGTCAATATTTTACCTGCCTTAAAACGCTGGAAAAGCAAACAACTATAA
- a CDS encoding OsmC family protein — protein MYTYEVNLKWSDKRKGMLSSPVLMQNIEVATPPEFPKGMEKIWSPEHLFVAAINSCLLTTFLSIAENSRLQFISFESKSTCNVDKINGKHTITEIILQPKLVIHYSQKPERAKHILEMSEKACLISSAIKTTIRLEPEIIIEYNLVPLGNSF, from the coding sequence ATGTATACTTACGAAGTAAATCTAAAATGGTCAGACAAAAGAAAAGGGATGTTAAGTTCACCCGTTTTGATGCAAAATATTGAAGTCGCTACACCTCCTGAATTCCCAAAAGGAATGGAGAAAATTTGGTCACCAGAGCACCTATTTGTTGCCGCAATAAACAGTTGTCTATTAACTACTTTTCTATCAATTGCCGAAAATTCAAGACTGCAGTTTATAAGCTTTGAAAGTAAATCGACTTGTAATGTTGATAAAATCAACGGAAAACATACCATAACCGAAATCATTCTTCAACCAAAGCTAGTCATCCATTATTCCCAAAAACCGGAGCGAGCAAAGCATATTTTGGAGATGAGTGAAAAGGCTTGTCTGATTTCAAGTGCCATAAAAACAACCATTCGGTTAGAGCCTGAAATAATAATTGAGTATAATTTAGTTCCGCTTGGCAATTCCTTTTAA
- a CDS encoding SDR family oxidoreductase has protein sequence MEATFKNKVVIVTGGSSGIGKSTALAFAQKGAKVVVVDWIENSETMGLIKDLGAETIFIKCDVSKNEDVKVMVEKTIATFGRLDYAFNNAGVEGKSAATQDCTEENWDRTLAINLKGIWLCMKYEIPEILKQSKGAIVNCASVAGLVGFAGLPAYVASKHGVIGLSKTTALECSKLGIRINVVCPGVIQTPMIDRLTGKTKESIEQFTGLEPIGRFGKPEEIANAVVWMCSDEASFVTGHAMAVDGGFVAQ, from the coding sequence ATGGAAGCAACATTCAAAAATAAAGTAGTCATCGTGACCGGTGGTTCCTCTGGAATTGGGAAATCTACTGCCTTGGCTTTTGCCCAAAAAGGAGCTAAAGTAGTTGTCGTAGATTGGATAGAAAACAGTGAAACAATGGGTCTTATTAAGGATTTAGGTGCAGAAACTATTTTTATCAAATGTGATGTGTCTAAAAATGAAGATGTAAAAGTAATGGTTGAAAAAACAATTGCGACTTTTGGCCGATTGGATTATGCTTTTAATAATGCTGGTGTTGAGGGAAAATCAGCAGCAACACAAGATTGCACAGAGGAAAATTGGGACCGAACACTAGCAATCAATCTGAAAGGAATTTGGCTTTGTATGAAATATGAAATTCCCGAAATACTAAAGCAAAGCAAAGGAGCAATTGTAAACTGTGCATCAGTAGCTGGATTAGTTGGATTTGCTGGCTTACCTGCTTATGTAGCTTCTAAACACGGAGTTATTGGATTATCAAAAACCACAGCTTTAGAATGTTCTAAACTTGGAATCAGAATAAATGTCGTTTGTCCAGGAGTGATACAAACGCCAATGATTGATCGCCTAACCGGAAAAACAAAAGAATCAATAGAACAATTTACAGGTTTAGAGCCAATAGGACGTTTTGGCAAACCCGAAGAAATAGCAAACGCTGTGGTCTGGATGTGTTCAGACGAAGCTTCATTTGTAACCGGACATGCAATGGCAGTAGACGGAGGATTTGTCGCACAATAA
- the ppsA gene encoding phosphoenolpyruvate synthase, which produces MEKYKYILFFDQIGIDAIGKVGGKNASLGEMFNQLNPLGISIPNGFAVTAEGYRLFRKMNTLEKPLKDLLVSLDTQHYSNLSSIGEKARNLILSASIPDEIRDEIYAAYQLLSQKCNSSTLDVAVRSSATAEDLPTASFAGQMQSFLNISGTTQLLDAVHRCFVSLFTDRAIKYRHDMGFATLDIAISVGIQQMVRSDIASSGVAFTIDPDSGFENTIIINGCWGLGENIVQGTVTPDEWMVFKPTLENPDFNPVLKKQCGRKEFTMIYSEKSEDLSAENTIRNTKTTFEKQNQFSLNNKEVVLLAQWCAKIEKHYKKPMDIEWAKDGLNNQLYIVQARPETIHGKANKQVREIYKLKEKSTLLTQGIALGDKIASGKARILNSPQEGNLLQNGEIIVTDLTNPDWDPIMKKASAIITNKGGRTSHAAIVARELGTVAIVGCGNATSAIKNGQEITVSCVEGTVGNVYDGLLKWEISEQDFSKLEMPKTDPMLILADPERAFELSHYPNQGVGLMRMEFAISNTIKIHPLALCDPEKITDQVIIDEIVALTKGYEDPKNYFIDKLAEAVAIVAAAFYPKEVIVRMSDFKSNEYANLIGGKYYEPEEENPMIGFRGASRYYNDFYRKGFALECEAMKKVRNEMGFRNVKLMIPFCRTVEEGENVLTEMSKNGLVQGINGLQVYVMIEIPSNVLMADEFAKLFDGFSIGSNDLTQLTLGLDRDSALVSYLFSEENPAVKSLIKETIRVAKRFEIKVGLCGQAPSDLPQFAKFLVNEGIDSISFNPDALIKGIENILEAEKETKRKILM; this is translated from the coding sequence ATGGAGAAGTACAAATACATTCTGTTTTTTGACCAAATTGGTATTGATGCCATTGGCAAAGTAGGTGGAAAAAATGCCTCTCTGGGCGAAATGTTCAATCAACTCAACCCTCTAGGAATTAGTATCCCCAATGGATTTGCAGTGACTGCAGAGGGATATCGGCTGTTTAGGAAAATGAATACTTTGGAGAAACCGTTGAAAGATTTATTAGTTTCATTAGATACTCAACACTATTCCAATCTTTCTTCAATTGGAGAAAAAGCCAGAAATCTTATTTTATCAGCCTCAATTCCAGATGAAATTCGAGACGAAATTTATGCTGCCTATCAATTACTCAGTCAAAAATGCAACAGCAGTACTCTTGATGTAGCAGTACGAAGTAGTGCTACCGCTGAAGATTTGCCTACTGCAAGTTTTGCTGGTCAAATGCAATCGTTTTTAAATATCAGCGGCACAACACAATTACTAGATGCAGTTCATAGATGTTTTGTCTCCTTGTTTACAGATCGTGCCATTAAATACCGCCATGATATGGGGTTTGCCACATTAGATATCGCCATCTCTGTTGGCATTCAACAAATGGTACGAAGCGATATTGCATCGTCTGGAGTGGCTTTTACTATAGATCCAGACAGTGGTTTCGAAAATACCATCATCATCAATGGTTGCTGGGGTTTAGGTGAAAATATTGTTCAAGGAACAGTAACTCCTGATGAATGGATGGTTTTTAAACCTACATTAGAAAACCCAGACTTCAATCCCGTTCTAAAAAAACAGTGTGGCAGAAAAGAATTTACGATGATTTATTCTGAAAAATCAGAGGATTTATCCGCAGAAAACACCATTAGAAACACCAAAACTACTTTTGAAAAACAAAATCAATTTTCGTTAAATAATAAAGAAGTAGTTCTACTTGCCCAATGGTGTGCTAAAATTGAAAAACATTATAAAAAACCCATGGACATTGAATGGGCAAAAGATGGTTTGAATAACCAACTGTACATTGTTCAGGCACGACCAGAAACGATTCACGGAAAAGCGAATAAGCAAGTTCGGGAAATATACAAACTCAAAGAAAAGAGCACTCTTTTGACCCAAGGAATTGCGCTTGGCGATAAAATTGCTTCTGGAAAAGCACGTATCCTAAACAGTCCACAAGAAGGCAATTTATTGCAAAATGGAGAAATTATAGTAACTGATTTGACAAATCCGGATTGGGATCCCATCATGAAAAAAGCTTCGGCAATTATTACTAATAAAGGAGGACGAACCAGTCATGCTGCGATTGTTGCTAGAGAACTAGGAACCGTAGCCATTGTGGGTTGCGGAAACGCTACTTCCGCAATAAAAAACGGTCAGGAAATTACTGTTTCTTGTGTCGAAGGTACAGTTGGAAATGTATATGATGGTCTATTAAAATGGGAAATATCAGAACAGGATTTCAGCAAACTTGAAATGCCAAAAACGGATCCCATGCTTATTCTTGCAGATCCAGAAAGAGCCTTCGAATTAAGTCATTATCCCAATCAGGGCGTGGGTTTAATGCGAATGGAATTTGCAATTTCGAATACAATTAAGATACATCCTTTAGCCTTATGCGATCCTGAAAAAATAACAGACCAGGTAATTATTGATGAAATAGTTGCGTTGACAAAAGGTTATGAAGATCCTAAAAATTATTTCATCGATAAATTGGCTGAAGCTGTTGCCATTGTTGCCGCAGCTTTTTATCCAAAGGAGGTTATTGTTCGAATGAGCGATTTTAAAAGTAATGAATATGCCAACCTCATCGGAGGAAAATATTACGAGCCAGAGGAGGAAAACCCGATGATTGGTTTTCGTGGTGCTTCGCGTTATTACAATGATTTCTATCGAAAAGGTTTCGCTTTAGAATGCGAAGCAATGAAAAAAGTACGCAATGAAATGGGATTCCGTAATGTAAAACTGATGATCCCGTTTTGCAGAACCGTTGAAGAAGGTGAAAATGTGCTTACCGAAATGTCTAAAAATGGGTTGGTACAAGGCATCAACGGATTACAAGTATATGTCATGATTGAGATTCCAAGCAATGTATTAATGGCCGATGAATTTGCAAAACTTTTTGATGGTTTTTCTATTGGTTCCAATGATTTAACGCAACTCACCTTAGGTTTAGACCGAGATTCAGCACTGGTAAGTTATTTGTTCAGCGAAGAAAATCCTGCTGTAAAATCGCTAATTAAAGAAACGATTCGGGTTGCCAAACGTTTTGAAATAAAAGTGGGATTGTGCGGACAAGCACCGAGCGATCTGCCTCAATTTGCCAAGTTTTTAGTAAACGAAGGCATTGACAGCATCTCGTTTAATCCAGATGCTTTGATCAAAGGGATTGAAAATATTTTAGAGGCGGAAAAGGAAACAAAAAGAAAAATTCTAATGTAA